A part of Bdellovibrionales bacterium genomic DNA contains:
- a CDS encoding M48 family metallopeptidase: MRGLLVHRVDANRRSSAQIAIRGDSFFIEVCEEGKTVDGSSLSIPLSKVTLKRGGNRDSLLFIESPVLDQSICYVEFNKKNCEYLGQNKGLEEQIKFLSSDRNGGAFLVSFLVVMMVALFGALIVYRADVFGAVARLVPYKWERSLGNRVFNPIINLEQKSVVEKLGAMFSPLQFSKDEKGKRDWSSWNADSFTFHISSDTVPNAYATLGGHIFVNKGLIQLLESSEELMGVVAHEMIHVQRRHVMSSVFQGLGMFVIFQGLLGDVSGLVAVAIDQGGPLLNLQYSRRLEEEADRLAIEFLIQNGVRPTGLATALNRINAETKKMVQQSPAPEVLEKLNKIELLSSHPEVDKRIEQIIEKSNELSKGVEYREMEFDYSGFKREVKDKF; this comes from the coding sequence AGAGTAGATGCGAACAGGCGGTCCTCTGCCCAGATTGCAATCCGGGGCGACTCTTTTTTCATCGAGGTCTGTGAGGAAGGGAAAACTGTCGATGGATCATCGCTAAGTATTCCTTTATCTAAAGTCACTCTCAAGCGAGGAGGAAATCGAGACAGTCTCTTGTTTATCGAATCGCCTGTGTTGGATCAAAGTATTTGTTATGTCGAATTCAACAAAAAGAACTGTGAATATTTGGGGCAGAATAAGGGGCTCGAGGAGCAAATCAAATTCTTGAGCTCAGACAGAAATGGCGGAGCTTTTTTGGTTTCGTTTTTAGTCGTAATGATGGTAGCTCTTTTCGGTGCATTGATTGTATATCGTGCGGACGTTTTTGGAGCGGTAGCAAGACTGGTGCCGTACAAATGGGAGAGAAGTTTAGGAAATAGAGTTTTTAATCCAATCATTAATCTTGAACAGAAATCTGTCGTAGAAAAACTGGGCGCAATGTTTTCGCCTCTTCAATTTTCCAAGGATGAAAAAGGAAAAAGGGATTGGAGCTCATGGAATGCGGATTCTTTTACCTTTCACATTTCTTCCGATACTGTTCCCAATGCTTACGCAACTTTGGGCGGGCACATATTTGTGAACAAAGGTCTGATTCAGCTGCTTGAGAGTTCAGAGGAACTGATGGGAGTTGTGGCGCACGAAATGATTCATGTGCAGCGCCGACATGTTATGAGTTCCGTGTTTCAGGGGCTTGGTATGTTTGTGATATTTCAGGGACTTCTTGGCGACGTTTCTGGCTTGGTGGCTGTGGCAATTGATCAAGGGGGACCTCTGCTTAATTTGCAATACTCTCGGAGACTAGAAGAAGAGGCCGATCGCCTAGCGATTGAATTTCTCATTCAGAACGGGGTACGTCCAACTGGGTTGGCGACGGCCTTGAATCGGATAAATGCTGAGACAAAGAAGATGGTTCAGCAGTCTCCAGCCCCAGAAGTGCTTGAAAAGCTTAACAAAATTGAATTGCTTAGTTCGCATCCAGAAGTTGATAAGAGAATTGAGCAAATCATTGAAAAATCAAATGAATTGTCGAAGGGTGTTGAATACAGAGAAATGGAATTTGATTATTCTGGATTTAAGAGAGAAGTTAAGGATAAGTTCTGA
- a CDS encoding TIGR00266 family protein, protein MNTSVPQTEFSMSQIERIGSDSFRMLRVSLAAGEVLVVEPGAMASQHPNIECETFINGGIIQGLISKFLGKESFFVNYYRNPKAQGSEIHFTQPTPGDIVERNLQNETIFIERGSFIARSPTVRASVSWAGFASLIAGEGLFRLCYQGTGKLWYGAYGAVIERDIQGDLIVDSGHLLSYPPTVKLKLTLAGGLFSSVFSGEGFVLRLSGFGRIQLQTRSVKGLAQWLNPRFWG, encoded by the coding sequence ATGAATACTTCTGTTCCTCAAACAGAATTTTCGATGTCTCAAATCGAAAGAATTGGAAGCGATTCGTTTCGCATGCTCAGGGTTTCATTGGCCGCGGGTGAGGTATTGGTTGTTGAGCCTGGAGCGATGGCAAGTCAACACCCCAACATTGAATGTGAGACGTTCATCAATGGAGGAATCATTCAGGGTTTGATTTCAAAATTCTTGGGCAAGGAGAGTTTTTTTGTTAATTATTATAGGAATCCAAAGGCCCAAGGCAGCGAGATTCACTTCACTCAGCCAACACCTGGGGACATAGTGGAGAGAAATCTTCAAAATGAGACTATTTTTATTGAGCGTGGTTCATTTATCGCGCGATCGCCAACAGTAAGGGCCAGTGTGTCCTGGGCCGGATTTGCAAGTCTCATTGCTGGAGAGGGGTTGTTTCGCTTGTGTTACCAGGGGACGGGCAAACTGTGGTATGGGGCTTATGGGGCCGTAATTGAACGTGACATTCAGGGGGACCTGATCGTCGATTCGGGCCATCTGTTATCTTATCCGCCGACAGTCAAGCTTAAACTGACTCTTGCTGGAGGATTGTTTTCTAGCGTTTTTTCGGGTGAAGGATTTGTCTTGCGCCTTTCTGGGTTTGGTAGGATTCAGTTGCAGACAAGAAGTGTGAAGGGTCTGGCTCAGTGGTTGAATCCGCGGTTTTGGGGGTAA
- a CDS encoding TIGR00266 family protein, which produces MEVEIKYAPAGTAAICHLLAGEILSAESGALLAMRGKIDVETTTRQKKGGGVLAGLRRIVSGESFFINRFKAIEPGQVWIGTPLPGDIIVHELKGEKLVISGGSYIACEDDVHIDLEWQGFKSLFSGEGIFWVKAQGNGKVILGSFGFIYPIQVDGEYIVDTGHIVAFEETLSFSISKVSRSWIDAFLSGEGFVCRFNGQGTVWCQSHSPRVFGGEMKEYLRPRQQ; this is translated from the coding sequence ATGGAAGTTGAAATCAAATATGCACCAGCAGGAACCGCAGCCATTTGCCATCTTTTGGCGGGAGAGATTCTCTCCGCAGAATCTGGTGCTTTGTTAGCAATGAGGGGCAAGATTGATGTCGAAACGACGACACGGCAGAAAAAAGGCGGCGGTGTTTTAGCGGGCCTCAGGAGGATCGTCAGCGGTGAGAGTTTTTTCATTAATCGATTCAAGGCCATAGAGCCAGGCCAGGTTTGGATAGGAACTCCGCTTCCCGGAGATATTATTGTTCACGAATTAAAAGGCGAGAAGCTGGTGATCTCGGGTGGGAGCTATATTGCCTGTGAAGATGATGTGCATATTGATTTGGAGTGGCAGGGCTTTAAATCCTTGTTTTCAGGAGAAGGCATTTTTTGGGTAAAGGCCCAAGGAAATGGAAAGGTAATATTGGGAAGTTTTGGCTTCATCTACCCAATTCAAGTTGACGGTGAGTATATCGTTGATACGGGTCATATTGTGGCCTTTGAGGAAACCCTTTCATTTAGCATTTCAAAAGTCAGCAGATCGTGGATTGACGCCTTTTTAAGTGGAGAAGGTTTTGTTTGTCGCTTTAACGGTCAGGGGACTGTTTGGTGTCAGAGTCACAGCCCACGGGTTTTTGGAGGAGAGATGAAAGAATACTTGAGGCCGAGACAGCAATGA
- a CDS encoding TIGR00266 family protein, translating into MMSFDIKCRPEFALLTVEVPEGKKLFVEASAMAWMSANMKMRALFKGGLRRFISKESLFISEFEAQGFAGEVAIAPGPSGDIGHLSLNSQTVYISSSSYVAHTEGVSYETKFQRLSQGLLSGAGWFLIKMVGTGDVWFNSYGAIESLDVSDNLTIDNGHIVAFTEGVEYDVVRLGGYKSLLFSGEGFVCRFRGQGKVFIQTKKPASLISWANAYRPVKSSRA; encoded by the coding sequence ATGATGTCTTTTGATATAAAGTGCAGGCCTGAATTCGCTCTCCTGACGGTTGAAGTGCCAGAAGGAAAAAAGCTTTTTGTAGAGGCTTCTGCGATGGCCTGGATGTCTGCGAATATGAAGATGCGAGCCTTATTTAAGGGTGGACTTCGTCGTTTTATATCCAAGGAAAGTCTGTTTATCTCTGAATTTGAGGCTCAGGGTTTTGCTGGTGAGGTAGCTATTGCTCCGGGGCCCAGTGGAGATATTGGGCATCTTTCGCTCAATAGCCAGACTGTCTATATTTCATCATCAAGCTATGTGGCGCACACAGAGGGTGTTAGTTACGAAACCAAGTTTCAAAGGCTGAGTCAGGGGTTATTGAGCGGAGCGGGCTGGTTTTTGATTAAGATGGTGGGAACTGGCGATGTTTGGTTTAACTCATATGGTGCTATTGAGTCTTTGGATGTATCGGACAATTTGACTATTGATAACGGACACATTGTTGCGTTTACCGAAGGAGTCGAATACGATGTCGTCAGATTGGGCGGTTACAAGTCTTTATTATTCTCCGGAGAGGGCTTTGTTTGCAGGTTTCGCGGTCAGGGAAAAGTTTTTATTCAGACGAAAAAACCAGCTTCCCTTATTTCATGGGCAAATGCCTATCGCCCAGTGAAAAGTTCGCGCGCTTAG
- a CDS encoding FHA domain-containing protein, with amino-acid sequence MEQAIQNKTSKIFRVCVLSPNDIQTAYVPLEKFSIGSMPKLPIVLREKGVEKRHLVVSCVQDQIWITDQNTATGTKVNGNLIPSNIPHRYCPGDRITVGESQFSIQIDLYHQVFDEELGPNRLMDAALEKVKLVEQEKLKDIEKQFSNTKLECDALKTQALDKADEIISIAELRGREIVANMEQEFESRFQAVEQERLRIEDERKTININLEKLRQEIVLKSDQQAEESAKKIIDDAKLKATEYLSKVKVENQLNRERMIAQATTDAESIRRQAEVQGENILREYQEKAAQALDLAETHANEKCFKLTRKLYSFANRLNWMSSP; translated from the coding sequence GTGGAACAAGCGATTCAAAATAAGACGAGCAAAATTTTTAGAGTTTGCGTCCTTTCTCCAAATGATATTCAGACCGCCTACGTCCCCCTCGAGAAATTTAGCATCGGCTCGATGCCAAAGTTGCCAATTGTTCTTCGCGAGAAGGGCGTCGAAAAAAGACATTTGGTTGTATCCTGCGTGCAGGATCAGATTTGGATTACCGATCAAAACACAGCGACAGGAACCAAAGTCAATGGAAACCTTATTCCATCGAACATTCCTCACCGTTACTGCCCGGGAGACAGAATTACCGTTGGCGAGAGTCAATTCTCGATTCAAATCGATCTTTATCATCAAGTTTTCGATGAGGAGCTCGGTCCAAATAGATTAATGGATGCAGCCCTTGAAAAGGTGAAGTTAGTTGAACAAGAAAAGCTTAAGGACATCGAAAAGCAATTTTCAAATACAAAACTTGAGTGCGATGCTCTGAAAACTCAGGCCCTTGATAAGGCAGACGAAATCATATCGATTGCTGAACTCAGAGGAAGGGAAATTGTAGCGAACATGGAGCAGGAGTTTGAATCAAGATTTCAGGCCGTTGAGCAGGAACGACTAAGAATCGAGGATGAAAGAAAAACGATAAACATCAATCTTGAAAAACTCCGCCAAGAGATTGTATTAAAGAGCGACCAACAAGCCGAAGAGTCCGCAAAAAAAATTATTGACGATGCGAAATTGAAGGCCACCGAATATCTTTCTAAAGTTAAAGTAGAAAATCAACTCAATCGCGAGAGAATGATCGCACAAGCAACCACAGATGCAGAATCTATTCGCCGTCAGGCCGAAGTTCAAGGTGAAAACATCCTGAGGGAATATCAGGAGAAAGCAGCTCAGGCGCTCGATTTGGCAGAAACCCATGCAAATGAAAAATGTTTCAAATTGACCAGAAAGCTCTACAGCTTCGCAAACAGGCTGAATTGGATGTCCAGTCCATAA
- a CDS encoding twitch domain-containing radical SAM protein: protein MSEKDILNEKKAAFLCPMAWLATGVSAPGFLRLCCNSDEKSFITGQDGSPLEFLEQNSISEYYNNDFMRSIRVQMKSGEIPAACKRCAEIESHGIDSPRSQYLKKFGDSLDKAVSEMSPDGTLTSLKIKYLDFALGGKCNLKCRMCLPEVSTAIARDWTDLGLKFNSAHVTAAARVGNAPVNDKFESFIRSILPHLSEIQFTSGEPLLSAHHFFLLETAVACGLSSQISLIYFTNLTHVPTGIEKLWTQFQRVSVFVSLDGTGALNDYIRYPSKWGKIRKNLDFLVQLKKENHHLDVYVNTVFQSYGLLGLSDLIRFLIPYREMVPPIPALNYIGHPVYHDPAALPGEIKSLALNRINEVLNEFHQELEPFHQVQNLLRVHLDRMISVDRSDLLPQFVAFTHGLDRQRNQNILDVIPEFKSFMNQNLSNIHSEESQFSTFSI, encoded by the coding sequence ATGAGTGAAAAAGATATTCTGAATGAAAAAAAGGCAGCCTTTCTTTGTCCAATGGCTTGGCTAGCAACTGGGGTCTCTGCGCCAGGTTTTCTGAGACTCTGTTGCAACTCGGATGAAAAGAGCTTCATCACTGGACAAGATGGCTCGCCGCTTGAATTTCTTGAACAAAACTCCATCAGCGAATATTATAATAACGATTTCATGAGAAGTATCCGAGTGCAAATGAAATCTGGAGAGATACCTGCTGCTTGCAAAAGGTGTGCGGAGATTGAATCTCACGGAATTGATTCGCCTCGCAGTCAATACTTAAAAAAATTCGGCGATAGCCTAGATAAGGCAGTCAGCGAAATGTCTCCCGATGGAACACTGACTTCGCTGAAAATTAAATATTTGGATTTTGCGCTAGGTGGAAAATGCAACCTAAAATGTCGAATGTGCCTTCCTGAAGTATCAACCGCCATTGCACGAGATTGGACTGACTTAGGACTTAAATTCAATTCCGCTCACGTCACTGCGGCCGCTCGAGTTGGAAACGCTCCTGTAAATGATAAATTTGAATCTTTTATTCGAAGCATCTTGCCGCATCTCAGCGAAATTCAATTTACTTCGGGCGAACCCCTCCTCAGCGCACATCATTTTTTTCTTCTTGAGACAGCGGTCGCCTGTGGACTGAGTTCTCAAATATCTCTTATTTACTTCACTAATCTAACCCATGTGCCTACGGGAATTGAAAAGCTATGGACCCAGTTTCAACGGGTTTCTGTTTTTGTGAGCCTTGATGGGACCGGCGCCCTCAATGACTACATTCGCTACCCCTCGAAATGGGGCAAAATCAGGAAAAATCTTGATTTCTTAGTACAGCTGAAAAAGGAAAACCATCACTTGGATGTTTACGTCAACACGGTCTTTCAAAGCTACGGTCTTCTCGGATTGTCAGATCTCATTCGATTTTTGATCCCCTATCGGGAGATGGTGCCTCCGATACCTGCCCTCAATTACATTGGACATCCCGTGTACCATGATCCGGCCGCCCTCCCCGGTGAAATTAAATCGCTGGCCTTGAATCGAATCAATGAAGTTTTAAATGAGTTTCATCAGGAGTTGGAACCATTTCATCAAGTCCAAAACCTTCTTCGAGTGCACCTAGACAGGATGATCTCTGTCGATCGCTCCGATCTGCTTCCACAGTTTGTTGCTTTTACCCACGGCCTAGATCGCCAAAGAAACCAAAATATTCTGGACGTCATTCCAGAATTTAAATCCTTTATGAACCAAAATTTGAGCAATATTCATAGCGAAGAATCCCAATTCAGTACTTTCTCAATTTGA